The following coding sequences are from one Remersonia thermophila strain ATCC 22073 chromosome 2, whole genome shotgun sequence window:
- a CDS encoding mitochondrial 54S ribosomal protein uL2m — translation MFLQPQVRSLVQRGAASLPSLCQRAALQLSTLRRYSAAVQSDATPKDAPGADLPTFAAPSSEIVTPQMRTYKPRTPGLRHLKRPINDHLWKGRPYLPLTFPKKGQSKGGRNNSGRITVRHRGGGAKRRIRTVDFHRWAPGPHTVDRIEYDPNRSSHIALVTEVATGKKSYIIAAEGMRAGDVVQSYRSGIPQDLLDSMGGVIDPGILAAKTCWRGNCLPLHLIPVGTVVYNVGSRADGPAVFCRSAGTYAVVVSKEEETRDDGTKVMTGKHVVVRLQSGEVRKVSKDACATIGVASNIMHQFRQLGKAGRSRLLNIRPTVRGVAMNSNDHPHGGGRGKSKGNRHPVSPWGQPAKGGFKTRKKHNINKWVVVPRERNFGKRRDKNTSS, via the exons ATGTTCCTCCAGCCGCAAGTCCGGTCTCTGGTCCAGAGGGGGGCTGCTTCGCTCCCTTCCCTCTGCCAgagggcggcgctgcagctcaGCACCCTCCGACGCTACTCGGCCGCGGTTCAGAGCGATGCGACCCCGAAAGATGCGCCCGGCGCTGACCTTCCGACTTTCGCCGCCCCCTCATCCGAGATCGTGACCCCTCAAATGCGCACCTACAAGCCCAGGACACCCGGTCTTCGACACCTGAAGCGTCCCATCAACGACCACTTGTGGAAGGGGCGGCCATACCTCCCCCTGACGTTCCCAAAGAAAGGCCAGAGCAAGGGTGGCCGGAACAATTCCGGCCGCATCACGGTCCGGcaccggggcggcggcgccaagcgcAGGATCCGCACCGTCGACTTCCACCGGTGGGCCCCCGGCCCGCACACCGTCGACCGCATCGAGTACGACCCGAACCGGAGCTCCCACATCGCGCTGGTAACCGAGGTGGCGACGGGCAAGAAGAGCtacatcatcgccgccgagggcatgCGTGCGGGCGATGTGGTGCAGAGCTACCGCTCCGGCATCCCGCAGGATCTCCTGGACAGCATGGGCGGCGTCATCGATCCGGGTATCCTTGCGGCCAAGACGTGCTGGAGGGGCAACTGCCTGCCGCTGCACCTGATTCCCGTCGGCACGGTCGTGTACAACGTCGGGTCGCGGGCGGACGGGCCGGCCGTGTTCTGCCGCAGCGCGGGGACGTACGCGGTCGTGGtgtccaaggaggaggagacgcgCGATGATGGTACCAAGGTCATGACGGGCAAGCACGTTGTGGTCCGGCTGCAGAGCGGCGAGGTGCGCAAGGTCAGCAAGGACGCATGCGCCACCATCGGCGTGGCTAGCAACATCATGCACCAGTTCCGGCAGCTGGGCAAGgccggccgcagccggcTGCTCAACATCCGGCCGACGGTGAGAGGCGTGGCGATGAACTCGA ATGATCATCCCCACGGTGGTGGTCGCGGTAAATCCAAGGGTAATCGGCACCCTGTCAGCCCCTGGGGCCAGCCCGCCAAGGGCGGCTTCAAGACGCGCAAGAAGCACAACATCAACAagtgggtggtggtgccgcgGGAACGGAACTTTGGCAAGCGGAGAGACAAGAACACGTCGTCGTGA